A single region of the Vicia villosa cultivar HV-30 ecotype Madison, WI linkage group LG4, Vvil1.0, whole genome shotgun sequence genome encodes:
- the LOC131597878 gene encoding uncharacterized protein LOC131597878, with protein sequence MQGMQGQQPTAPAPTPQAAAGPDFRAFFRMDPPEFLGGLDPVIAHDWLYAREMIFQAIQCTEEEEVIFAAQKMKGPAGRWWNTESTYFTNRGIPKDWQHFKTAFLEKYYPNSVRALKEREFQSFKQGNMSVSEYAEKFEDMAAYSRQAAYAPDELWKIDQFLMGLNADIVHSVSQREFTTYAECLRQCYVAENTLKRVQDERE encoded by the coding sequence atgcaaggcatgcaagGGCAACAACCAACCGCTCCTGCTCCTACTCCTCAGGCTGCAGCAGGGCCTGACTTTCGTGCCTTCTTTCGGATGGATCCGCCAGAGTTCTTGGGTGGCTTAGATCCTGTGATTGCGCATGATTGGCTATATGCTAGGGAGATGATATTCCAGGCTATTCAGTGCACAGAAGAAGAGGAGGTGATCTTTGCTGCTCAGAAAATGAAGGGACCAGCAGGTAGATGGTGGAATACGGAGTCTACGTATTTCACTAACCGGGGGATTCCAAAGGATTGGCAACATTTCAAGACAGCTTTCTTGGAGAAGTACTATCCCAACAGTGTGCGTGCTTTGAAGGAGCGTGAATTTCAATCTTTCAAGCAAGGCAACATGTCGGTATCTGagtatgctgagaagtttgaggaCATGGCTGCCTATTCCAGACAAGCAGCTTATGCACCAGATGAGTTGTGGAAGATTGATCAGTTCCTCATGGGGCTGAATGCTGATATTGTACACAGTGTGTCTCAAAGGGAGTTTACCACTTATGCTGAATGTCTGAGACAATGCTATGTTGCTGAGAACACATTGAAGAGGGTCCAAGATGAAAGAGAATAA
- the LOC131597879 gene encoding uncharacterized protein LOC131597879, producing the protein MKKQVYADRSTQPPRCGRCKANHFGNCKPDLVKCYKCNQLGHFARECTTPDVLEKTKGRVYTLDARKAQGNTNLVAGTCYVNDQPLFVLVDCGATHSFISYPCVRRLGFETSLLPNPMIISSATDDMVEAREICKECSVTFNGRRFVIDLICLPLKKIDVVLGMDWLSANSVYIGCKEKAIFIPAEETTPTDAIEHLLEGTVNMINYLFAQEKSFLLVLTSDSKDKRSILEIPVVCEFSDVFPEDVTSLPPKREVEFSIDLVPGTAPVSTAPYRMSPAELRELKSQLEETRYGHYEFLVMPFGVTNAPAVFMDYMNRVFQPYLDQFVVIFIDDILIYSRTIEQHMEHLRIVLSVLREKKLFAKLSKCEFWMSEVKFLGHVISGGGVAVDPSKVEAVINWERPKNATEVRSFLGLAGYYRRFIMGFSKLALPLTRLTRKEVSFEWNSECEKSFQKLKEKLTTAPVLVIPDPNRSYEVFCNASKKGLGGVLMQDGQVVAYASRQLRSHEENYPAHDLELAAIVFALKELNMRQRRWMEYLKDFDFDLKYHPGKANKVADALSRKEIKVAELMMLEFGLMEKFRNLDLQFEWAPTGVLISNLCIENELRERIRQAQWNDVELQAKANLPDFVRTSGGLILFGRRMCVPNDAELRRLILDEAHKTKFTIHPGRPRCIKT; encoded by the exons ATGAAGAAACAGGTCTATGCAGATCGCTCTACTCAGCCTCCCCGATGTGGTAGATGCAAGGCAAACCACTTTGGAAATTGCAAACCAGATCTTGTGAAATGTTACAAGTGCAATCAGTTGGGACATTTTGCAAGGGAGTGTACAACCCCAGATGTTCTTGAAAAGACTAAAGGCCGTGTTTACACCTTAGACGCTAGGAAGGCTCAAGGAAACACCAATCTTGTTGCTGGTACGTGTTATGTTAATGATCAGCCCTTGTTTGTGctagttgattgtggagcaacacattcttttatttcttatccTTGTGTGCGGAGGCTTGGTTTTGAAACGAGTCTTCTTCCTAATCCTATGATTATCTCGTCGGCTACGGACGATATGGTAGAAGCTCGGGAAATTTGCAAGGAGTGTTCTGTTACCTTCAATGGTCGTAGATTCGTGATTGATCTCATTTGTCTACCTCTTAAGAAGATCGATGTAGTACTCGGTATGGACTGGTTGTCAGCTAACTCGGTGTACATCGGTTGTAAAGAGAAGGCTATCTTCATTCCTGCTGAGGAGACTACACCAACCGATGCCATTGAACATCTTCTTGAAGGTACAGTTAATATGATCAATTACCTTTTTGCTCAAGAGAAGTCTTTCCTTTTGGTTCTTACGTCGGACTCCAAGGATAAGAGGAGTATTTTGGAGATTCCGGTTGTGTGTGAATTTTCCGATGTATTTCCGGAGGATGTTACTTCTCTTCCGCCAAAGAGGGAAGTtgaattctctattgatcttgttccGGGTACCGCTCCAGTTTCGACCGCCCCTTATAGGATGTCTCCTGCAGAGCTAAGGgagttgaagagtcagctagaaga aacgagatACGGTCATTACGAGTTTTTGGTTATGCCGTTCGGGGTAACCAATGCTCCTGCTGTCTTTATGGATTACATGAACCGGGTGTTTCAACCATATTTGGACCAGTTCGTGGtaatcttcatagatgacatcttgatctaCTCTCGAACTATTGAACAGCACATGGAacatttgaggattgtgttgtCGGTTCTTAGAGAAAAGAAGTTGTTTGCGAAGCTTAGCAAATGTGAGTTCTGGATGTCCGAAGTCAAGTTTCTTGGACATGTCATATCTGGCGGTGGCGTAGCTGTAGACCCTTCAAAGGTAGAAGCAGTGATAAATTGGGAACGACCCAAGAATGCAACTGAGGTCCGTAGTTTCCTAGGCTTGGCAGGTTACTATCGGAGGTTCATTATGGGCTTTTCCAAATTGGCATTACCTTTGACCAGGCTTACAAGGAAGGAAGTTTCATTCGAATGGAATTCAGAATGTGagaagagttttcagaaactcaagGAAAAGTTAACTACTGCTCCAGTGTTGGTGATCCCAGATCCAAACCGATCTTATGAAGTGTTCTGTAATGCTTCTAAGAAAGGCTTAGGTGGAGTGTTGATGCAAGATGGACAGGTTGTAGCTTATGCATCTAGACAGctgagatctcatgaagagaattatcctGCACATGACCTTGAACTCGCTGCAATTGTGTTCGCGctcaag gaACTCAACATGCGTcagaggagatggatggagtattTGAAGGACTTTGACTTTGATTTAAAGTACCATCCCGGTAAAGCTAATAAGGTAGCTGATGCCTTGAGTAGAAAAGAGATAAAAGTTGCAGAGCTGATGATGTTAGAATTTGGCCTTATGGAGAAGTTCAGAAATTTGGACTTACAGTTTGAGTGGGCACCAACGGGTGTGTTGATAAGTAACTTGTGTATTGAGAATGAACTGCGGGAAAGGATCCGTCAAGCACAGTGGAATGATGTAGAATTGCAGGCTAAAGCAAACCTTCCTGATTTCGTTCGTACATCTGGTGGACTCATTCTTTTTGGACGAAGGATGTGTGTGCCAAATGATGCGGAGTTAAGGAGGTTAATTCTGGACGAGGCTCACAAGACCAAATTCACCATCCATCCCGGTCgaccaagatgtatcaagacttga